In one Nitrospinota bacterium genomic region, the following are encoded:
- a CDS encoding nucleotide sugar dehydrogenase — MNFTENLEAVKTKKKPIAIVGLGYVGLPIAMALGKYFKITGFDINEKRIADLNRGVDHTGECTDLLNNKNVSFTTDQKLLADCPIVIIAVPTPVTNFKAPDLGPLESAMRIVGKNIHKPALITVESTVYPGATELVSSNILEGEFGLKRGTDYKVGYSPERINPGDKEHTIENTTKIVAAEDQETLSILEYIFGKVTKTFSASNIKTAEAAKVIENIQRDLNIALVNELALIFDRLDINTNEVIDAASTKWNFHSYRPGLVGGHCIGVDPYYLAHCAESLGYIPEVILSSRRINESVGNFISGKLLKLLIESGRDINGANVGILGFTFKENIRDIRNTRVVDIVKLMKEHRINVFVSDPWASPQEMKAEYGIQTTDIKDLKNLDAIVLAVRHDQYVNQKEEFFLNLCNIGKKPVFMDVKSVYNASDMPNFLYWRL, encoded by the coding sequence GTGGGTCTCCCGATTGCCATGGCGCTTGGCAAATATTTTAAGATCACCGGTTTTGATATCAACGAGAAACGAATAGCCGACCTTAATCGCGGTGTCGATCACACAGGAGAATGTACCGACCTCCTTAACAACAAGAACGTCAGCTTCACAACTGACCAGAAACTTCTTGCGGATTGCCCCATCGTAATCATCGCTGTTCCAACGCCGGTTACAAACTTCAAAGCTCCCGACCTAGGCCCGCTTGAATCCGCGATGAGAATCGTTGGGAAGAATATACATAAGCCAGCCTTGATTACCGTTGAATCAACTGTCTATCCAGGCGCTACCGAACTTGTCTCTTCAAATATCCTTGAGGGTGAGTTTGGGCTGAAACGCGGTACCGATTATAAAGTAGGGTATTCCCCAGAGCGCATTAATCCTGGCGACAAGGAGCATACTATTGAAAACACCACAAAAATCGTGGCCGCTGAGGACCAAGAAACCTTATCTATACTTGAGTATATTTTCGGCAAAGTAACCAAAACCTTTTCGGCCTCAAATATAAAGACCGCCGAAGCCGCCAAGGTTATAGAGAACATACAGAGGGACCTGAACATCGCCCTTGTTAACGAACTTGCATTAATCTTTGATCGTCTGGATATTAATACAAATGAGGTGATTGACGCCGCATCCACAAAATGGAATTTCCATTCTTACCGCCCTGGACTTGTTGGAGGACACTGTATAGGAGTCGACCCCTATTACCTCGCGCATTGCGCTGAGTCGCTTGGATACATACCGGAAGTCATACTCTCTAGCAGGCGGATCAATGAAAGTGTGGGAAATTTCATCTCCGGCAAGCTCCTGAAACTGCTAATAGAAAGCGGACGCGATATCAACGGCGCAAACGTCGGGATTTTGGGATTCACGTTTAAGGAGAACATCCGTGATATCAGAAACACACGGGTCGTGGATATAGTTAAATTAATGAAAGAGCACCGCATAAATGTATTCGTTTCTGATCCATGGGCCTCACCGCAGGAGATGAAAGCTGAATACGGTATTCAGACAACCGATATCAAAGACCTGAAGAACCTTGATGCAATCGTACTAGCCGTCCGCCACGATCAGTATGTGAACCAAAAAGAGGAATTTTTCCTAAACTTGTGCAACATCGGCAAAAAGCCTGTCTTTATGGACGTAAAATCAGTCTAT